The Terrirubrum flagellatum nucleotide sequence CGCGCCGGGATTGCGCGGCTCCGTGGTCAGCTCCATCCGGCCGATCCCGTTCTCCTTGGCATAAGCCGCGAGCCAGCCGAGCAGCGCCTTGCCGGTCCCGCCGCCGCGGCGCTCCGCCAGCACGAACAGGTCCTTCACGAAGATCAGGCCTGAAAGTCGATGGCCGGGCCTGAGGATGGCGAAGCAGGCGACGCCAACGGGCGTCCCGCCGTCGAAGGCGAGCAGGAAGCGCGTTCCCTCGTGCGCATGGATGGCTTTCGCGACCATCTCCGTCGTCGCGGCGAGGCCGGGAGCCTTGTCGTCGCCGAGATAATGTCGATCGATCGCGTCGATCATCGCCGCGGCGTGCGCGACGTCGTCCGGACCTGCGAGGCGAAAAGACAGGGACATGGCGATCTCCAGCGCCGCGCATGATTAACGCGGCCGATCGCGTCGTAACCGACGGTTCACTGTGCAGTGAACTCACGCGCGTGCGTTAACGCCATGCTTGGCCCTCAACTCCCATCGTCCACGCCGGACAGGAGCCGTCAGAAGACGGCAGGGCGAGATGACATCCGGGATCGATTTCAAGCAGCGCGGCCTCGCCGCCTGGACGGCCTTGCGCGCGTTCGGCGTAAGGCAGGCGCTTCGCGCGCTCGACGCCGTCCCC carries:
- a CDS encoding GNAT family N-acetyltransferase; this encodes MSLSFRLAGPDDVAHAAAMIDAIDRHYLGDDKAPGLAATTEMVAKAIHAHEGTRFLLAFDGGTPVGVACFAILRPGHRLSGLIFVKDLFVLAERRGGGTGKALLGWLAAYAKENGIGRMELTTEPRNPGAVRLYESLGAEKPEKIYFRFPPEVLTRLARDHGPPKG